In Streptomyces sp. NBC_00569, a single genomic region encodes these proteins:
- a CDS encoding ABC transporter substrate-binding protein — MRLRAFTALAGALALSLVSGCSAGSSSGPDSHTVTYWLWDANQLPAYEACAKDFEKENPGLDVRITQMGWNDYWTKLTASFIAGTQPDVFTDHIQKFAQFADLEVLAPLDKLPHTRAIKDADYQPGLAASWVGQDGHRYGAPKDWDTVALFYNKKMAREAGLTAGQLNNLTWNPQDGGTFEKAIAHLTVDRSGVRGDEKGFDKNHVKVYGLATNDAGDGDGQTQWSAFAASMGWRYTDQPAWGTHYNYDDERFKAAIDWYFGLAKKGYLPPQKDFSQTNGPDVQFGSGTAATSLNGSWMIKTYYGFKGIRTGTAVTPVGPSGKRATMMNGLADSITKNARNKPGAEKWVAYLASHACQRTVGEHGIVFPATKDGTAAAVAAYKKDGIDVTAFTKPVADKTTFSFPITNYAADVYALMRPAMQDIYANDAPVGGLDRTNSQINLLLSQ; from the coding sequence ATGCGACTGCGTGCCTTCACCGCCCTCGCGGGGGCGCTCGCCCTCTCGCTGGTGTCCGGCTGTTCGGCGGGATCCTCCTCCGGCCCGGACTCGCACACCGTCACGTACTGGCTGTGGGATGCCAACCAGCTGCCCGCTTACGAGGCCTGCGCCAAGGACTTCGAGAAGGAGAACCCGGGCCTCGACGTACGGATCACGCAGATGGGGTGGAACGACTACTGGACCAAGCTCACCGCGAGCTTCATCGCGGGCACCCAGCCCGACGTGTTCACCGACCACATCCAGAAGTTCGCCCAGTTCGCCGACCTGGAGGTGCTCGCGCCCCTCGACAAGCTGCCCCATACGCGCGCCATCAAGGACGCGGACTACCAGCCCGGGCTCGCCGCCTCCTGGGTCGGCCAGGACGGGCACCGCTACGGCGCTCCCAAGGACTGGGACACCGTCGCCCTTTTCTACAACAAGAAGATGGCACGCGAGGCCGGACTGACCGCCGGTCAGCTGAACAACCTCACCTGGAACCCTCAGGACGGCGGCACCTTCGAGAAGGCGATCGCGCATCTGACCGTCGACAGGAGCGGCGTGCGCGGCGACGAGAAGGGCTTCGACAAGAACCACGTCAAGGTCTACGGCCTCGCCACGAACGACGCGGGCGACGGCGACGGCCAGACCCAGTGGAGCGCGTTCGCCGCATCCATGGGCTGGCGCTACACCGACCAGCCGGCCTGGGGCACCCACTACAACTACGACGACGAGAGGTTCAAGGCCGCGATCGACTGGTACTTCGGCCTCGCCAAGAAGGGCTACCTCCCGCCCCAGAAGGACTTCTCCCAGACCAACGGGCCCGATGTGCAGTTCGGTTCGGGCACCGCGGCGACCTCGCTCAACGGCTCCTGGATGATCAAGACGTACTACGGGTTCAAGGGCATCCGGACCGGCACCGCCGTCACCCCCGTCGGCCCGAGCGGCAAGCGCGCCACCATGATGAACGGCCTCGCGGACTCCATCACCAAGAACGCGCGCAACAAGCCGGGCGCCGAGAAGTGGGTGGCCTACCTCGCGTCCCATGCCTGCCAGCGGACGGTCGGTGAGCACGGGATTGTGTTCCCGGCCACCAAGGACGGCACGGCGGCGGCCGTGGCCGCGTACAAGAAGGACGGCATCGACGTCACGGCGTTCACCAAGCCGGTCGCCGACAAGACGACCTTCTCCTTCCCGATCACCAACTACGCGGCGGACGTCTACGCGTTGATGCGGCCCGCCATGCAGGACATCTACGCCAACGACGCGCCCGTCGGTGGCCTCGACCGCACCAACAGCCAGATCAACCTCCTTCTCTCGCAGTGA
- a CDS encoding Gfo/Idh/MocA family protein, translating to MTFSIGIVGAGQFSGQFAKLFRAHPGVGDIHVTDLLPERAERLVAAERLTGTFPSFDAMLESDAVDAVAVFTQRWTHGPLVLRALRAGKHVYSAVPMAITEDEIAAIIDAVRDTGLTYMMGETSQYNPATVHARNQIADGAFGRLFYAEGDYVHDMDLGFYDAYRYSGGDDWKATASYPPLLYPTHSVGGVLGAWQTHAVSVSAIGVPDERGDGVFDKEVSQFGNDLSNATALFEVAGGGSFRTNEFRRVGYPSHIRESRFRFFGTDASMEQLATVSFWQDKKGVQDISELLQPKPTLPADDPSLQHIAPALRDAFTSGSAPVHDRARLPREFDHMPNGHEGSHHFLVDDFVTAVATRTLPSVNAWVAARYTLPGIVAHESALRGGARLDIPDFGDAPNSL from the coding sequence ATGACGTTCTCCATCGGCATCGTCGGCGCCGGGCAGTTCTCCGGGCAGTTCGCCAAACTGTTCCGCGCCCACCCCGGTGTCGGCGACATCCACGTCACGGACCTGCTGCCGGAGCGCGCCGAACGCCTCGTCGCCGCCGAGCGGCTCACCGGCACTTTCCCCTCGTTCGACGCCATGCTGGAGTCCGACGCGGTCGACGCCGTGGCGGTCTTCACCCAGCGCTGGACCCACGGCCCGCTCGTCCTGCGGGCGTTGCGCGCCGGGAAGCACGTGTACTCGGCGGTGCCGATGGCGATCACCGAGGACGAGATCGCCGCCATCATCGACGCCGTGCGCGACACGGGGCTGACGTACATGATGGGCGAGACCAGCCAGTACAACCCGGCGACGGTGCACGCCCGCAACCAGATCGCCGACGGCGCCTTCGGACGGCTCTTCTACGCGGAGGGCGACTACGTCCACGACATGGACCTCGGCTTCTACGACGCCTACCGGTACAGCGGCGGCGACGACTGGAAGGCCACCGCCAGCTATCCGCCCCTGCTCTACCCGACGCACTCCGTCGGCGGTGTGCTCGGCGCCTGGCAGACCCACGCCGTGAGCGTCTCCGCGATCGGTGTGCCCGACGAGCGCGGTGACGGGGTCTTCGACAAGGAGGTCAGCCAGTTCGGCAACGACCTGTCGAACGCGACGGCCCTCTTCGAGGTCGCGGGTGGCGGCTCGTTCCGCACGAACGAGTTCCGCAGGGTCGGCTATCCGTCACACATCCGCGAATCGCGGTTCCGGTTCTTCGGCACCGACGCCAGCATGGAGCAGCTGGCCACGGTCAGCTTCTGGCAGGACAAGAAGGGGGTGCAGGACATCTCGGAACTCCTCCAGCCCAAGCCGACGCTGCCGGCCGACGACCCCTCGCTCCAGCACATCGCGCCCGCCCTCAGGGACGCGTTCACCTCCGGCTCGGCGCCCGTGCACGACCGCGCCCGGCTGCCCCGCGAGTTCGACCACATGCCCAACGGCCACGAGGGAAGCCACCACTTCCTCGTCGACGACTTCGTCACCGCCGTCGCCACGAGGACCCTGCCGTCGGTGAACGCGTGGGTGGCCGCCCGCTACACCCTGCCCGGCATCGTCGCCCACGAGTCGGCCCTGCGCGGGGGTGCACGCCTGGACATCCCGGACTTCGGGGACGCTCCCAACTCCCTCTGA